From Nymphaea colorata isolate Beijing-Zhang1983 chromosome 6, ASM883128v2, whole genome shotgun sequence, a single genomic window includes:
- the LOC116255583 gene encoding uncharacterized protein LOC116255583 isoform X1, whose product MALKQQQQRRSGSFGAAAPASSAAMDPRRQPCANARGPPSQADQRPLPSSFSIDSTRPAARDGGGGAAANEEKKRSFGSSNHNNSKPVTNTAMKTMMRRKDCANLQARKETAAQLTIKSMPITAKFKTMDLGEIRKGTHLTGDHKTGLVSRNANKEEGGGDEKKIMRRKSISGSLECDFAEMGAKILAVDMPPFMQAHAVTCARAAHEASVGKPGTKNLAFALKKEFDKVYGPAWHCIVGTSFGSFVTHSVGGFLYFSLDKLYILLFKTSVQRAE is encoded by the exons ATGGCCctgaagcagcagcagcagaggaGGAGCGGAAGCTTTGGTGCTGCTGCCCCTGCTTCCTCTGCAGCGATGGATCCAAGGAGACAACCCTGTGCAAACGCCAGGGGACCTCCTTCCCAAGCGGATCAACGGCCCCTCCCTTCCTCTTTCTCGATCGATAGCACCCGGCCAGCCGCCAGGGATGGGGGTGGTGGCGCAGCAGCTAACgaagagaagaagaggtctTTCGGCAGCAGCAACCACAACAACAGCAAGCCAGTAACGAATACGGCGATGAAGACGATGATGAGGAGAAAAGACTGCGCCAATCTCCAGGCGAGGAAGGAAACCGCTGCCCAATTGACCATTAAGTCGATGCCTATCACTGCCAAGTTCAAGACGATGGATTTGGGGGAGATTAGGAAGGGTACTCATCTCACGGGAGACCATAAAACAGGCTTGGTCTCCAGGAACGCGAATAAGGAGGAAGGTGGTGGTGACGAGAAGAAGATCATGAGGCGGAAATCTATTTCCGGGTCGCTGGAATGCGATTTCGCAGAGATGGGTGCTAAGATTTTGGCGGTCGACATGCCCCCGTTTATGCAGGCCCATGCTGTCACTTGTGCCCGTGCTGCTCATGAGGCGAGCGTCGGCAAGCCTGGCACCAAGAACTTGGCCTTTGCCCTCAAAAAG GAGTTTGACAAAGTTTATGGCCCAGCTTGGCATTGTATCGTTGGTACAAGTTTCGGTTCTTTTGTGACACATTCAGTTGGAGGGTTTCTGTATTTCTCCTTAGATAAACTGTACATCCTCCTGTTCAAGACTAGTGTGCAGAGAGCAGAGTGA
- the LOC116255583 gene encoding uncharacterized protein LOC116255583 isoform X2 — protein sequence MALKQQQQRRSGSFGAAAPASSAAMDPRRQPCANARGPPSQADQRPLPSSFSIDSTRPAARDGGGGAAANEEKKRSFGSSNHNNSKPVTNTAMKTMMRRKDCANLQARKETAAQLTIKSMPITAKFKTMDLGEIRKGTHLTGDHKTGLVSRNANKEEGGGDEKKIMRRKSISGSLECDFAEMGAKILAVDMPPFMQAHAVTCARAAHEASVGKPGTKNLAFALKKMHWSAI from the exons ATGGCCctgaagcagcagcagcagaggaGGAGCGGAAGCTTTGGTGCTGCTGCCCCTGCTTCCTCTGCAGCGATGGATCCAAGGAGACAACCCTGTGCAAACGCCAGGGGACCTCCTTCCCAAGCGGATCAACGGCCCCTCCCTTCCTCTTTCTCGATCGATAGCACCCGGCCAGCCGCCAGGGATGGGGGTGGTGGCGCAGCAGCTAACgaagagaagaagaggtctTTCGGCAGCAGCAACCACAACAACAGCAAGCCAGTAACGAATACGGCGATGAAGACGATGATGAGGAGAAAAGACTGCGCCAATCTCCAGGCGAGGAAGGAAACCGCTGCCCAATTGACCATTAAGTCGATGCCTATCACTGCCAAGTTCAAGACGATGGATTTGGGGGAGATTAGGAAGGGTACTCATCTCACGGGAGACCATAAAACAGGCTTGGTCTCCAGGAACGCGAATAAGGAGGAAGGTGGTGGTGACGAGAAGAAGATCATGAGGCGGAAATCTATTTCCGGGTCGCTGGAATGCGATTTCGCAGAGATGGGTGCTAAGATTTTGGCGGTCGACATGCCCCCGTTTATGCAGGCCCATGCTGTCACTTGTGCCCGTGCTGCTCATGAGGCGAGCGTCGGCAAGCCTGGCACCAAGAACTTGGCCTTTGCCCTCAAAAAG ATGCACTGGAGTGCAATATGA